Proteins encoded by one window of Melospiza melodia melodia isolate bMelMel2 chromosome 9, bMelMel2.pri, whole genome shotgun sequence:
- the PAOX gene encoding peroxisomal N(1)-acetyl-spermine/spermidine oxidase, which yields MEGSGPRVVAVGAGLAGLGAAQRLRGHGSLRLLEAAARVGGRVCTRPFASGLAEMGAHWIHGPSPGNPVFRLASQYGLLGPEAAREENQQVEGGGHPPLPSVTYGSSGKVLNAQAVREARDLFYALLASTRAFQGSKEPPWPSVGQYVRAEIARTVPTMAGGQEDARRLQLAVLAACLKLECCISGTHSMDLVGLEPFGEYVSLPGLDCTFPGGYSSLAERLLSDLPAGTVLLNKAVRTVRWQGSFREEGDGGGRVFPVRVECEDGDVFLADHVIVTVPLGFLKERHQEFFQPPLPERKAQAIRNLGFGTNNKIFLEFEQPFWEPEQQLLEVVWEDESPLEEPDADLEANWFKKLIGFVVLQPPEQHGHVLCGFIAGKESEHMETLSDAEVLSAMTHVLRTMTGNPDLPAPRSVLRSRWHSAPYTRGSYSYVAVGSSGDDIDVLAQPLPEDPRDPRPLQLLFAGEATHRTFYSTTHGALLSGWREAERLNQLFQAPVPAPQS from the exons ATGGAGGGCAGCGGGCCCCGGGTGGTGGCGGTGGGCGCGGGGctggcggggctgggggcggcccagCGGCTCCGCGGACACGGCTCCCTCCGCCTGCTGGAGGCGGCGGCCCGCGTTGGCGGCCGCGTCTGCACCCGCCCCTTCG CGTCGGGGCTGGCGGAGATGGGGGCACACTGGATCCACGGCCCCTCGCCGGGAAATCCCGTGTTCCGCCTGGCCTCCCAGTACGGCCTGCTGGGCCCGGAGGCCGCCCGGGAGGAGAACCAGCAGGTGGAGGGGGGCGGCCACCCCCCGCTGCCGTCCGTCACCTACGGCAGCTCGGGCAAGGTGCTGAACGCCCAGGCAGTGCGCGAAGCCCGCGACCTCTTCTACGCCCTGCTGGCCTCCACCCGCGCTTTCCAGGGCTCCAAGGAGCCGCCGTGGCCCAGCGTGGGGCAGTACGTGCGGGCGGAGATCGCCCGGACGGTGCCCACCATGGCGGGGGGCCAGGAGGATGCGCGGCGGCTGCAGCTGGCCGTGCTGGCCGCCTGCCTCAAGCTGGAGTGCTGCATCAGCGGGACGCACAGCATGGAcctggtggggctggagcccttcggCGAGTACGTGTCGCTGCCCGGCCTGGACTGCACCTTCCCAGG CGGCTACAGCAGCTTGGCCGAGCGCCTGCTCTCGGATCTGCCCGCGGGCACCGTGCTGCTCAACAAGGCCGTGAGGACCGTCCGCTGGCAAGGCTCCTTCCGAGAGGAAGGCGACGGTGGCGGCAGGGTTTTCCCCGTGCGGGTGGAGTGCGAGGATGGAGATGTCTTCCTCGCTGACCACGTCATCGTCACCGTCCCGCTGG GTTTCCTCAAGGAACGGCACCAGGAATTCTTCCAGCCCCCACTTCCCGAGCGGAAAGCACAGGCCATTCGCAACCTGGGCTTCGGCACCAACAACAAGATCTTCCTGGAGTTCGAGCAGCCTTTCTGGGAGCccgagcagcagctcctggaggtggTGTGGGAGGACGAGTCGCCCCTGGAGGAGCCCGACGCTGACCTGGAGGCCAACTGGTTCAAGAAGCTCATCGGATTCGTGGTGCTGCAGCCGCCAGAGCA GCACGGGCACGTCCTGTGCGGCTTCATCGCGGGGAAGGAGTCGGAGCACATGGAGACGCTGAGCGACGCCGAGGTGCTCAGCGCCATGACCCACGTCCTGCGCACCATGACAG GGAATCCGGACCTGCCCGCGCCCAGGAGCGTGCTCCGCTCCCGCTGGCACAGCGCTCCCTACACGCGCGGCTCCTACAGCTACGTGGCCGTGGGCAGCTCGGGCGACGACATCGATGTGCTCGCACAGCCGCTGCCCGAGGACCCCCGCGACCCCCGG cccctgcagctcctcttcGCCGGCGAGGCCACGCACCGCACCTTCTACTCCACCACCCACGGC